DNA from Salmo salar chromosome ssa24, Ssal_v3.1, whole genome shotgun sequence:
GTACTTCACATAACTGGTTGTATGGGAACTCTATGGAATTGTTGTACATAGTCTGAAATTGTCTGTATTGGTAAAATACCATATCATTTCCCAGTTGGGAGATTGCACATGTATTTCATCTTTGTGCCCCCACAGTCTCGGGAGCTGGAGATTGGGATCTTCTGGCAAGACTGGAGGGTGATGTGTGCAGTCAAGTACCTGCGCCTGGAAGAGTTCCTGGACAACCAACAACATACCCTGTGTTTGTGCCTGGAGCCCCAGGGAACACTCTTCACTGAGGTCTGATTCCTTTATATTTCTGAATGTGAGATGGCTTCGCCAGAGTTCGGTCTATCAACCAGATACCCATATGTAACAAGCTACTTGTTTTTCTGGTGGCTTTGCAGATTACGTTTGTCAACCCTGTGATTGAGCGCCAACCCAAACTAAGGCGTCAGAGGTGCATTTTCACAAAAGAGAAAGGTACTGTATGTAACCTGTCTGCGGTCACAGATCAAATAGACCTACTCATGTTACTGTTGATGATAAGTGTTGATGGGtgttcctgtccctccactcAGGGAAGAACTTCCTTCGTGCTGCCCAGATGAACATGAACTTTGCCACATGGGGTCATCTGATGATGAGTGTCCTGCCTCAATGTTCCTTTACCACTTTGAGTCCGTCTACTTCCTCTGATGGTGTGGTCAACCCCCCACCTTCTACCAATAAGGCCACTCGGTCAACCCCCCTACTGCCAGGGTGAGAAAGAACACAGTGCTGCCCATGGAAACACAATTAAGAACTTAGTAGAAACAGTAAAATAAGTATTTAGTGTAGTGTATTTATAAGAATATTTGGTTATGGGAGTATATGTAATATCTTTATCATTGCATGATTTCCCTGAATATATGACCATCACTGTGTTTCTCTATATCTGCAGTGAAGTGCCGGTGATTAGTCTTAACATAAGTGAGGAGCGTTTAGCATTTAAAACATTTAGCGTTGACCAAGGAAGAAACATCCCCAACACGGTGTCAACAGCACAGAAAACACCACCTATGCCTACTCTGACAGAAAAAGAGGTGAACACCCATACCAGCTCCACTAAACATAAAATGGTGGTTCCAGTCTATTGTCATCTTGTTAAAGTAAACTGCATATAGTGCATTGGTAGACTTGCTATTTGAATAAATGACTGGCCTTGATTTCTTCATGATTCTACCTTCGTagcatatctgtctgtctcttttcaGTCCTCCATTGAAAACTACACAGAGAGAACAAGGATGCAGATGGAAGATTTCAAATGTATCTCTGTCCTGGGAAGAGGACACTTTGGAAAGGTCCAGACTTTTTTGCCAACACGACATTATATTACAGTACTATATGATTTTGCACAACCTACTGCTTCATGTACGCCAATGTTCACCCTATCCAGGTACTTCTAGCTGAGTTTAAGAAGACAGGAAAACTCTATGCCATTAAAGCCTTGAAGAAGAGGGATATTGTAACCCGTGATGAAGTGGACAGGTTAATGTTCTTTATTGGGACATATACCATACAATGAATAGGCTTGCTCACCTTACCCACAGATAATAACTTATTTACAGTAAGAAATGCTCTTTCTGATGCCTTCACAGTCTTATGTGTGAGAGGAGGATCTTCGAGATGATCAACGCATCGAGGCACCCTTTCCTGGTCAACCTGCACGGCTGTTTCCAGACCAGTGAGCATGTTTGTTTTGTCATGGAGTACTCACCAGGAGGAGACCTCATGATTCACATCCATAATAACGTCTTCTCTGAGTTGCAGACCAGGTGAGTTTTACCCGacaagcacgcacacatacacacatacacacacacacacacacacacacacacacacacacacacacacacacacacacacacacacacacacacacacatgcacgtgccATTAAAAAACTATTTGGACAGTGAAAAtgtgtgttttctttgtgttACAGGTTCTACTCAGCCTGTGTTTTGCTGGGTCTAGAGTTCCTGCATCTGAATAAGATAGTTTATCGGTGAGTCGTGTCTATGAGTCATATTAACCAGCACTTAATACAGCTCTGGCTGCAGCTTATTTAATTTGCATGTGTTTTTCATAGAGATTTGAAGTTAGACAACTTGCTGATGGATGCAGACGGATTTGTTAAAATCACAGACTTTGGACTTTGTAAAGAAGGTAAAATTATGGTTTATTATATCTTACGACAGGGTTTGTGGTTATGTGTGGAAATTACATATGAcaaattgtatgtgtgtgagcaTTTAGTTAAATGCTGCTCCATCTGTTGTTGTACTGGCAGGGATGGGGCATGGCGACCGGACATCAACATTCTGTGGAACCCCAGAGTTCCTGGCACCTGAGGTGCTTACTGATGATAACTACACACGAGCTGTGGACTGGTGGGGCATGGGCGTCCTTATCTTTGAGATGCTTGTGGGAGAAGTAAGTCATCAACAGACCAGAAACACACTCCATAAAACACAGTCAtagatttttgtaaacaacaacaacaacaacaacaaaaacagtcaCAAATCAATAATAACAGCACAAATACACAGAAATGTAATGCTTTATAGTTTCAATGACTGGTGGTCGTATATCAGAATAAAGGCTTCCCTCTCTCCATTTTGTGCCAGTCTCCATTCCCAggagaagatgaagaggaggtgTTTGACAGCATAGTTAATGATGATGTTCAGTATCCTGGATGCCTCTCTCCAGACTCCATCTCCATCATTCAAAAGGTAACAACCTCCCCTTTCTCTGCTCATTCTGTCTctcatattttttatatattcgGAAACCGTTCGGAAACCGTTCAGAAATACTTTTGTTATGAAAATATCAGTGTTTGTTTTTAACCATCCCCCTGTCTGTACATGCTGATCCCTAATCAAACCCCTCCTCCCTGCAGCTTCTTAAGAGGAATCCAGAGAAAAGGCTGGGAGCCGGAGAAGGGGACGCAAATGAAGTCAAGGGAGAGAAATTCTTCAAGGTAATTTAGTTCAAATCAAATAATTTTCAATCAATGCTTTTAGATATACTGTAAATGCATCAACCTTATATTTGACATGCTTGTAGGAAAATAACTTATATTTTGCAATTTAACCTATATGTACTGTATCTATTTGACAAACAGACTATAGACTGGGATGCACTGCTAGCTAAAAAAGTGAAACCTCCGTTCCTGCCAAAAATTAAGGAGTCTGTGGATGTCAGTAACTTTGACAGCGAGTTCACGAGTCTCCAGCCGATCCTGTCACCTCCTCCTGTGTCCTGCAGCCTCTCCCCTGAGCAGCAGGAGGCCTTCGCAGATTTTGACTTCTCAGCCCTGCATGGATGAAGCAATCAGAGACCAGGGTTGCATCCAGCTCATGAAACGGTTGCATGAACAGTTCCATAGCACAACCTTTTCATAACTGACAATAACTGAATGTAGCTCGCCCCAATGGTACATGTAGATGAGGCGGACTGTCCTCACTGCCATCAAAAGCCATCATCAACAAACCTAACCATGCAGGATATGGGATATCTGCAGGTGGAAAGTAATTTGAATGCAACCCTGGTATTTCTGTGCAATGAATTCGTCTGACGGCCAGGTTCTATGACTGTTTCATTGTTTATAGTACCCAGTGATATCCAAACATTAACACTAGTGTGTAATGCTCTGGATTTCACTCAAATAAATTGGCTGCCATCTATGAAACATAATGGATTTGATGAGAGGTCTAATGTGGACAGAATTTGAGCATGCTTTGTGGCCTTTGCTTATTTTGCTATTATCAGATAACTGTTCCCTTCAGAGAGGTACACGCTGCCATTTCTATGCATCACTGTGAGAGGCTTTGCCCACTGCCTTGACTGAGCAAATGAAAAAGGCTGTTTATTCCTGTTACAATATgtcttttcaaaatgttgttctgTGTGAAGATGAAAAATGCCATGTTCTCATACCTGGGTCCAGTCATTCCCTACCAATGTGTTTAACTACTAACTCCTACTAACATATCTACCTTCTACCTACCAGCCAATTTATTATTTTTAGTGTGACTAAAATGTGCATGGCACACTTGTTGTGAACTTAGTTTTATGTAGACATTTTCATGAGAGAAGCCATTAAATAAGGTAGCCATATTTATGAATAAACCAATATTGTGGGATTGAGCACTTAATGCAATAACGAGTGAGATTGTGAAGTGAGAGGCTGATAGTTGATTATGATAGAAATAGTATTTATTTTGCTAATAAAACGGTTCAATAGTTGCTGCTAATAATTATGCATTACTGTATGAATGTATGTGGATTACAACAAAGAAATGTAAATGAGAAAAATGCATATTCGTTGAAATCATTAGTTTTATTGTGTTGTCTATgtcaataaatacaaaaatatgaATACATTATTTCCAATTAATGAAAGAGTGAAAAGTTTTATCAAAGAATACAGGTAAAAATTCTAACGTTTCAACATATTATAAAACAGAGTACTAAAGTTAATGCATAACATTTTTGATCAACACCTTTCAATATTACAGTACATCATTAGTTCAACATGGCAAAATAGCATACTCAATGACTCACGATAAACTGTCACTCagttaaacaaaacaataaaaaaaatacctaGAACCATGTATTACATAAATATCAAAACATTAGGCAACTTCAACTTTGCAAAAAATCTAAATGATGGGGAAGCAGAATGGAAGGCCTACGAGGTGCCACGACCCTGGCTTAATCCTATAGCCTGGTATGGGCATGTGGTCTGTAGAGTGAGGTCAGACGTGATTGTGGCTCCCTCTGTAGTACACCTGCTCCCACACCACAGTTCGGCACATGCAGAAGAAGTCCCACAGATTACAGAGAATGCCACGATCAAAGGGGTTCTCCTCGTCACTGTAGCTCTTCAGGTAGGAGATCCGGTGGCGGGACATGAACTCCCAGGTGGTGGAGTTGATGGAGATCAGAAAGAGGTGGCAGCCCAGGAGCAGGACCACCACCAAGGACAACACACCTACAACACACAGCGATGCCAGCAGAAACCCATTCACAATGAGCCACAGTTTCCAAGTGTCAGAAGAATGGAAACCTGACCTGAAAGACAGAGTACATCAAATTATATTGACATCAATAATACAACAAGGGAACTATTGTGTATGTGGGACAAATAGTATTTCATCTACATCGCAATAATAATACCTCATAGCTACTTTCATCAGGTTAAATCACCTACACTCACCAAGCAATCTGCAGTGCCCAGAGTAGAGCAAGCAGCTGAACAGCCAGATAGATGATGAAACAGCGGTGGTTTCTCTCACCCACACAATTCTCTATCCACGGACAGTGATGGTCAAACCGCCGCACACAATGTTTGCAGGCCTGGCAGTGCTTAGCTCTCATGGGCTGCTGCTTGAGACAAAGAGGAGAGAACAAGGAGTCATACATACTAACAACAACATAGCACACCCCCAATATGTCATCTCATCTGTGATCCAAGATTATAGTTATAAGTTATTAATGATCTAACTGCAACTGGATGGTATTCTACCTGCTGTCCTACCTGTAGCAGACAGTAGCCACACCGGCGCAGGCGAGGTATGGGGTTTTGAGGGATCATCTCCTCCAATTCTTCACCTGAGCCCTGGCCATACTCACACATTCAAAGGCAAAAATAGTGTAATATCAGTATGGAATACATCTTATCAAAAGGGGTTTTGGGGCAGGGTTGATGGGGGTTAAGGCTCACCTTAACACTGTCAGAAAGAACAAAGCCCGGGTCCATCAGAGAGACAGTGAAATACAGCATCACTGACAGCAGGACCAGCAAGGAAAACACTACAGGCTGCATCAACTCTCCATTCTCCCTTTGTCTTCGGAGATCTTAACAGGCAAGATATAAACTCACTTAAACACCACATAAATCCAACACGTGGAAGGTTGTGTTGTTAAAATTACTATTGTATTCGCTGTGACTAAAATATATGGCTGAGAGCAACTACTTTATCTAGCCTGCAAGCTATCAATAGTATTGTTGTCGTAATGTGACAGTCTCCAGTCTGTGTTGCCTGgtaagctaacgttagcgaacTAAATGGCTAATCAATATGGTTCGCCTCGAAGAGAAGCTAACTTACCGGTGTCATGTAAGAATAGTATCAGTGTAATAACCCATGTTAGGATGACATGTGCGGTCCTAATTAGAAAACCAGATCGAAACACGTTTTTAAACATCGTTGCATGATTGAACGAACACTAGCTAGCAAAGTCACCCAGCTAGTTTTATTTGCGACTTCCTGTTTTGGTACTGCATGTCGTTGGTGTCAAACGTAGTACTGAAATCAATGGGGGGGGAAGGGTGGTGTCAATTCTAAAATCGGAATCGTACACACGTAAGGAGTCAAGAAATACACGTGAATATTATACAATACTTTTAATTTATTTGCTCAAAGAACATTGTACAAAATGgttcataaaaaaaatgtttaataattaaattattatttacaaaagTTGAAGTGAATTCCCAGTTTCAATCTAAAGTTAATGCAAAACACTCAAAAGTGTCTCCAGTATGAATTAAAGTGCATTAGTATTGCTCATCGATCTTCTCAAAGCGCTAAAATCATGTTTGGTTTTAGGTATAAAGACATTGATTAAGTGTCCTGACAACCAAGACTCTCCTGTCCTTCACTTGAGCTCAAATACAGAGATTTGCACTCAACACAGAAGTAATTATTGTGCAGTTCCATAATAAACAACTAAATGTAAACGGACAAACTATTACAGTTATATATTAAGTGAAAAATATGCAGGATGGACTCAAGCAATAATTTATTGCATGGTTTCCATTGAAAACATTTAcaaatacatgctcttcaacaTTGCATAAGAAGCCAATGTGATCTTATTTTGCAAACACACCCACAATACTTGTACATATGTCTCTTCAGTTAGTTATCCATAACAATCAAACCTATGAACATAAAGACAGTTAGTGCTGTGTTCTGAACAAAAAACAGACATGCCATTCTTAACTGTCATACCCAgacaataaaaaaacaaaaataaatggcaGTGTGAATAAATTGTCTATCTGCACCAAGTGAGAAGGGGAAATAATCACCACGCGCTTTTTCCCAATTCCTTATATTCATGGAACATTAACAAATATATCAGGCAAATGTGGGGGGGCAAACCAATAACTACTCAGAAAAACCATTAATGCTAAGGAAAATGTCTGAATACATCATGTTAGTCAAAAACATTTGTTGTGCATTGGGCATAACTGAAGTAGTTTCTGCTTAATGAGTCTGGTGTAGTTTGCACTGTTGCATAGCCTAATTTACTGAGTGAAAccaaagagagacaggaacatTCTTACAGAGGCACTAAACCACAAACTGGCAACAGCAAGAATTGGTCCCCAATTATAGAGTTGCTAACCAACATTCATTGTCAAATTCTGGTAATAACTCAACAATTGATCTTctaaaataaacaattaaataatAGTAGAAATAGCAATATTGAGGGACGCCGCCCCCCTCCATTTCAGCTCACAGAGTTGATACCTTTTCTTTTCATTCTATTGTCCCTTGTTCTACTCCATCTTCTGGCATTCACAGAATGAGATGATTCCTTAGCCTCAACTTGgagggatcacacacacacacacagctttcaaAGCTGAACAATTCAGATGTCGTGAGTCACCTTCTCATCGCGACTTAACTCCCAGCGACATCTTCAGGTTCTCATACACCACATAGCTGATGCTGACAGCTGGAATGACCTTCAGGAAGTTAGGGGCCAGGCCCCTGTAGAGGCCAGTGGCCCCTTCTGTCTGAATGATTTGTTTGAAGAGCCCTGACATTGTCATCTGTGGGCTGCCCTCCATCATGGCTATAGGAGAGACATGGCACACGGTCAGCATTAGAGCCAAAGATGAATACAAAGGAACAGCAAACCTGGTAGTTATTTATAACTGCATCTCAATAAAATAAGGAAGATTTAatatatttgaaataatttaaGCAGTGTAAATTAGGTGTAGTGTTGAAGGTCTCACCTTGTGCCTGCATGCGGGTCCTGACCAGGGCTAGGGGGTAACTGGCCAGCTGACCACAGGAGCTGGAGACTGTGCCACAGCCAAGCAGAACTAACACTCCCGGGTCAGTACTTTTGGTACCACACTTTTCTAACCATGAGTTCTTCAATGTCTGTGGAAAAAAGAACAGTCAGAGAATTCCAAATGGAGCATATAATGCAGTGAAAACAGCTCTGTAAAGTCATATCCGGGTCTCTTCTTACCTCATACACAGCCAGGTCGATTCCAGCGTAGGGGATGATGCCCATCATGTTGGGGATAAAGCCCTTGTAAAAGGcacccagtccctctctcctgAAGATTTTCTTTGCACAGTCAGAGATGCCAGAGTACTGACCTGTCTTTCGCAAGGCAAGCCGTGTTTTCAGAACCTTGTGTTCAGAAATGAAAGACTATGAAAATCTAGCAGGTGGCATGTAATCAGATTGAAAACATTGGCAATACTAACTTATTTGCAAATCAATCATGCATTTTTGTCCTTTCTATCCGGACAACAATAATAGATGTAATCATTCCAGGTCTATGCTAGGGGGGGATGATTGATGGCTGCTCACCTCCATGGGGTAGATGGTGCTCTGAGCGATGACTCCAGCCATAGATCCAGCAACAAAACGCTCCAGGATGCCAAGTGTCTCCTTATCACTGCCAATCAAACGCTTGATCTGTGCCAGAGAGTGTTTCAGTTGAAAAGGAGAGAAAATAAGATGGGGCAGACACTGGTTAGAACATGAACTTGGTCCTCACATCAGAAATTGAGATTAAGGAATTATAGTAATGGTTTATATATCATTTTTTATAATAGAAATAGAAATTCTCTAAATTAAGAAAATGATATAGGAGCAAATACCTGCTCATAAGCCATGAACTTAAGGGCTGTTTCAGGTGC
Protein-coding regions in this window:
- the LOC106585453 gene encoding serine/threonine-protein kinase N2 isoform X1 — protein: MLSTAQQMLQDSRSKIELIRMQIIKVTQTGVGDGSSNHDSTNHGEGSTPVGVNPLDIHVAELKHYVQRETEVVKVARDVVKQLEELPSQDQLALAEARSRVQDSSQKLDLLRLSLEHRLGESSQEALREPVTKQGLPTVSPPPEGQQQNCLLCSFPSSTSSSFLKPASLTGTLEVMLLGCEDLLKSLPGRGQITSGSSSPDSPPDFTVNSQPDHTENLSLEISAVLKLDNRVVGRTHWRPLSKQAWRQSFSIQLERSRELEIGIFWQDWRVMCAVKYLRLEEFLDNQQHTLCLCLEPQGTLFTEITFVNPVIERQPKLRRQRCIFTKEKGKNFLRAAQMNMNFATWGHLMMSVLPQCSFTTLSPSTSSDGVVNPPPSTNKATRSTPLLPGEVPVISLNISEERLAFKTFSVDQGRNIPNTVSTAQKTPPMPTLTEKESSIENYTERTRMQMEDFKCISVLGRGHFGKVLLAEFKKTGKLYAIKALKKRDIVTRDEVDSLMCERRIFEMINASRHPFLVNLHGCFQTSEHVCFVMEYSPGGDLMIHIHNNVFSELQTRFYSACVLLGLEFLHLNKIVYRDLKLDNLLMDADGFVKITDFGLCKEGMGHGDRTSTFCGTPEFLAPEVLTDDNYTRAVDWWGMGVLIFEMLVGESPFPGEDEEEVFDSIVNDDVQYPGCLSPDSISIIQKLLKRNPEKRLGAGEGDANEVKGEKFFKTIDWDALLAKKVKPPFLPKIKESVDVSNFDSEFTSLQPILSPPPVSCSLSPEQQEAFADFDFSALHG
- the LOC106585453 gene encoding serine/threonine-protein kinase N2 isoform X2, coding for MLSTAQQMLQDSRSKIELIRMQIIKVTQTGVGDGSSNHDSTNHGGSTPVGVNPLDIHVAELKHYVQRETEVVKVARDVVKQLEELPSQDQLALAEARSRVQDSSQKLDLLRLSLEHRLGESSQEALREPVTKQGLPTVSPPPEGQQQNCLLCSFPSSTSSSFLKPASLTGTLEVMLLGCEDLLKSLPGRGQITSGSSSPDSPPDFTVNSQPDHTENLSLEISAVLKLDNRVVGRTHWRPLSKQAWRQSFSIQLERSRELEIGIFWQDWRVMCAVKYLRLEEFLDNQQHTLCLCLEPQGTLFTEITFVNPVIERQPKLRRQRCIFTKEKGKNFLRAAQMNMNFATWGHLMMSVLPQCSFTTLSPSTSSDGVVNPPPSTNKATRSTPLLPGEVPVISLNISEERLAFKTFSVDQGRNIPNTVSTAQKTPPMPTLTEKESSIENYTERTRMQMEDFKCISVLGRGHFGKVLLAEFKKTGKLYAIKALKKRDIVTRDEVDSLMCERRIFEMINASRHPFLVNLHGCFQTSEHVCFVMEYSPGGDLMIHIHNNVFSELQTRFYSACVLLGLEFLHLNKIVYRDLKLDNLLMDADGFVKITDFGLCKEGMGHGDRTSTFCGTPEFLAPEVLTDDNYTRAVDWWGMGVLIFEMLVGESPFPGEDEEEVFDSIVNDDVQYPGCLSPDSISIIQKLLKRNPEKRLGAGEGDANEVKGEKFFKTIDWDALLAKKVKPPFLPKIKESVDVSNFDSEFTSLQPILSPPPVSCSLSPEQQEAFADFDFSALHG
- the zdh12 gene encoding probable palmitoyltransferase ZDHHC12 isoform X2 — its product is MFKNVFRSGFLIRTAHVILTWVITLILFLHDTDLRRQRENGELMQPVVFSLLVLLSVMLYFTVSLMDPGFVLSDSVKYGQGSGEELEEMIPQNPIPRLRRCGYCLLQQQPMRAKHCQACKHCVRRFDHHCPWIENCVGERNHRCFIIYLAVQLLALLWALQIAWSGFHSSDTWKLWLIVNGFLLASLCVVGVLSLVVVLLLGCHLFLISINSTTWEFMSRHRISYLKSYSDEENPFDRGILCNLWDFFCMCRTVVWEQVYYRGSHNHV
- the zdh12 gene encoding probable palmitoyltransferase ZDHHC12 isoform X5, producing the protein MFKNVFRSGFLIRTAHVILTWVITLILFLHDTDLRRQRENGELMQPVVFSLLVLLSVMLYFTVSLMDPGFVLSDSVKGSGEELEEMIPQNPIPRLRRCGYCLLQQPMRAKHCQACKHCVRRFDHHCPWIENCVGERNHRCFIIYLAVQLLALLWALQIAWSGFHSSDTWKLWLIVNGFLLASLCVVGVLSLVVVLLLGCHLFLISINSTTWEFMSRHRISYLKSYSDEENPFDRGILCNLWDFFCMCRTVVWEQVYYRGSHNHV
- the zdh12 gene encoding probable palmitoyltransferase ZDHHC12 isoform X4 encodes the protein MFKNVFRSGFLIRTAHVILTWVITLILFLHDTDLRRQRENGELMQPVVFSLLVLLSVMLYFTVSLMDPGFVLSDSVKGSGEELEEMIPQNPIPRLRRCGYCLLQQQPMRAKHCQACKHCVRRFDHHCPWIENCVGERNHRCFIIYLAVQLLALLWALQIAWSGFHSSDTWKLWLIVNGFLLASLCVVGVLSLVVVLLLGCHLFLISINSTTWEFMSRHRISYLKSYSDEENPFDRGILCNLWDFFCMCRTVVWEQVYYRGSHNHV
- the zdh12 gene encoding probable palmitoyltransferase ZDHHC12 isoform X3, with translation MFKNVFRSGFLIRTAHVILTWVITLILFLHDTDLRRQRENGELMQPVVFSLLVLLSVMLYFTVSLMDPGFVLSDSVKGSGEELEEMIPQNPIPRLRRCGYCLLQVGQQQPMRAKHCQACKHCVRRFDHHCPWIENCVGERNHRCFIIYLAVQLLALLWALQIAWSGFHSSDTWKLWLIVNGFLLASLCVVGVLSLVVVLLLGCHLFLISINSTTWEFMSRHRISYLKSYSDEENPFDRGILCNLWDFFCMCRTVVWEQVYYRGSHNHV
- the zdh12 gene encoding probable palmitoyltransferase ZDHHC12 isoform X1, whose protein sequence is MFKNVFRSGFLIRTAHVILTWVITLILFLHDTDLRRQRENGELMQPVVFSLLVLLSVMLYFTVSLMDPGFVLSDSVKYGQGSGEELEEMIPQNPIPRLRRCGYCLLQVGQQQPMRAKHCQACKHCVRRFDHHCPWIENCVGERNHRCFIIYLAVQLLALLWALQIAWSGFHSSDTWKLWLIVNGFLLASLCVVGVLSLVVVLLLGCHLFLISINSTTWEFMSRHRISYLKSYSDEENPFDRGILCNLWDFFCMCRTVVWEQVYYRGSHNHV
- the zdh12 gene encoding Probable palmitoyltransferase ZDHHC12, with protein sequence MFKNVFRSGFLIRTAHVILTWVITLILFLHDTDLRRQRENGELMQPVVFSLLVLLSVMLYFTVSLMDPGFVLSDSVKYGQGSGEELEEMIPQNPIPRLRRCGYCLLQQPMRAKHCQACKHCVRRFDHHCPWIENCVGERNHRCFIIYLAVQLLALLWALQIAWSGFHSSDTWKLWLIVNGFLLASLCVVGVLSLVVVLLLGCHLFLISINSTTWEFMSRHRISYLKSYSDEENPFDRGILCNLWDFFCMCRTVVWEQVYYRGSHNHV